Within Babylonia areolata isolate BAREFJ2019XMU chromosome 3, ASM4173473v1, whole genome shotgun sequence, the genomic segment CCCCAACCCtactcctctccatcccccacctttCTACGATGTATCTCAAAACACAAAATACGCAGTTCCCCTTTTTCTGCTGCTTTTCACTGTTACCCCTGTAACCTGTGCTGCAACAGCTCCAAGATAGGAGGCTGAAAGCTTGTGAGAACTACTGCACCAGAGCTTGAGGGAAAggatcttcttgtttttttttcctctgcccAACGGTCATGCGCACACATACCAACCTGAACGGATTTGAACACAAGTCCAGCCCGGCGGTCGTACACCGAGAAGGTTTTGTCCTCACTGCCTGAAATGATGAAGTTGTCATCGGCAGCAATACAGAGGACAGGCTGTCGGTGCCATCTCTTGGTGGACGTGATGCGCCCTTCACGGGGGTCGATGAAGTACACTTTCTTGTCAAAGCATCCTGCCACTATGAAGTTATCCTCCACATAGATACTGAGGACAGCAGACTTGCATCTGGAGAGAAAAAGGAATACATGTTGGTAGATGCTGGAGAGAAAGATAAAACACTGGCAGAAGCTGGAGAGAAAAAGGTAGATGCTGGTAGTTGTACATTTATGGTTTGGGTGCTTTTTAACTTACACAGATTgtatagtctctctctcccccctccatccatccctccaaaTGATTATATTAATCAGACAGAGTCAAAACTATGTAACTAATTACAAATTAATGTATTTCCCTTGAAAAACTCAAATTCAATTTTCTCCAAAAACAACATAATCCTGAATCAGTACTGAAACAGCCAACTGCATCTTGAATATTtaactgattgtgtgtgttcatttgtttgtgccaggcatgcctacccccaaatttgcttttcaggaacaacacacatcagaatcagggacagggtgtcattttcaggaacatctcagcaaacatacaACAGTTTGTCTAACAGCCAGAAGCAATGGTTGTATACATGGGAAATCGAACAGGCTTTCACAAAATGGCTTCGGTACTGTTCAGACATTTCCGGCTTTTCATGAAGTGGACTCGATAATATTTAACACCATTTCCGGAAGTCTCGACGATGTGGTTCGGGAAAAAAATGTTATGgtcggattttttttattttccgggACATGCAGTAAATAATCCTATTTCCGGGACACCCTGTCCATTTTATCAATTTTCCGGGACAAATACAGGCCCTCAGTAACGGTAGGCATGCCTGGTGTGCACATGCACAAGTGTGTACATGTAAGCTTTCAGAACACTGGCAACCTCATTTCACTGTGCTCAGCTTGCTTTGACTGACTTGCACTCACTTGTAGGATGTGCTCACAGTAAAGTCCTGTGCCAGGTCCCAGACTTTGATCTTGGTGTCCCATGATCCCGTGTAAAGATGGTTATTGTGGGAAGCCATGGACCAGATCCATCCCTGAAGCACAAGGTTCTCATTATCACTGTATTTGACATGAGGTATCAGGCACAGAAACATTCACAAATATATTACATGTCCATAGGCACAACTTATTTTCACCTTTTTGAAAGAGGTACCAGAATGAGATATATTCAACAAACGTATTTGTAGACTTATCTTATTTtctctgtatacatacatatacattataaAAGGCAGATGGTGGTagttgtatatacatacacatcaaaCAGAGGCATCCTAGAGATGCAAAAACATAATGAAATCTACAATAGAGCATCAGTCATACCAGAATGATGTAAGCTTAAGCAGAATATAAGAACATAATAAAACCTACAACAGAGCATAATTCATATCAGACTGATGTAAACTAAAAACAAAGTATTATATTAAACTGAAATTTTATATCATGAAACAACATTCAGTCATACCAGGACAAAGCGGTCCAAAAACACTGTAACAATCTGAATAATAATAGGAACTTAGCTCTGGGGAAAAATCATTTAGTGAGctgatacaatgcagtgcaatacaaattataaaacaatacaacgcaacagtGCAAtaaaacagtacagcacaacacaacacaatctggACCATCATTACACTCAAAAGATAATCACAAGCCTTGACCAGCAATTACTGGCCCCAGCCAGACTGAGGAACACTCACATTGTGCGCTTTGTTGATACAGTGTAGCTGCATGTCCTTTTTTGTCTCAGGACGGCAGCTGTCGTACTTGCTCAGGTCCAGCAGAGTGAGGTAGCGATCACGTGACCCAGCTGCCAGCAAGCGCCCATCCTGAAAACATAAGTGAGACAGTGAAAGCATAAATTTTCTTTAAAGAGGGAAGTGGGATAAGCatggacatgattttttttttttatccggccctcagggcaaagaaattaaacaagcaaacaaaacaaaatatacaataacagtaaaaaggaaaagaacagcaagaagtcaaaaaaataattaaacaaaataaaataaaataattaataagaagagagagagaacaaaataatatcatagcaagaaagacaaatacaaatactgtaatggacatttcacacacacaaactaatacccttgaatatgcataaatatataaccatccttgattataataataataatcataataataataatcatgatagcaGTAAAACTGCATGGTATTTCATTTTAACATTTCCTGTTTAAGACAAATGACACTGTCGTAAAGGTTGACAGTTGAGGTTTTAGCCACCACAtataggagagaaagaaaaaatcattATCAAGACAATTTCTTTCTGcacaaggagagaaaaaacaatcaTGATAAAGATAATTTCTGTTTCCACAAATCTACAACAATGCAGTTGTTCTTATGACACAAAATGatatcggtagcataagcagcattgacttgatgtTGCGTACCAGGTAAACTCTGACGAAGGAAAAATCTGAAtagatgcaggacgtcagtggacgtttTATAGTCACTTTGGATATATTTTTGAAGGACATCAGCTGACGACTTATTGGCACTCAACTGGTAagtatgtctgtgcatgcatcTGTACACTACATGCACTGTACACTATGTGTGCACACCTGATTTGTCTGTTATCATCAAAGCAATTTTTCATGTCTTATACATTTtattcacaactttttttttctttctttttttgttgctgcttgtATGTGAATCACCAATAGATaaaattttcaaaatcaaaagaaagatTCCCTGACGTTCAACAAAAGACTACCATAACCATGACATCCAGAAAATTTATTCTCTGATCTTTACGTTAACATATAACTGGCAAAGAACTGAAACAGGGAAGCATACATGATAGCTTCCCCCCTCTTGTACTTGGCCCAGCCTCTCTCACCTCTTCATATGCTTTAAACCAAACAGGAATATACTGAAACAAATACTCTCAAACTGTAATGAATCATGCTAATGACAAAGCAAACCTGCATCAAGTGTACAACGTCGACTGCAGCAAACAAGTTGTCAGTGAATTTGAAGTGCTCCGTGTGTTGCTCCGGATCAGACCAAACACGATGTGACCGTTCCCTTTCAACACATGAATGCTGCCAGTCCATTTCATCATCTGTAAATAGAACCTATCACAGATGAAAACACTCAAAGCAGAGTTTACACAGAAACTTTAAGTGATCCAGTTCATCTGTCCAAATTTACATCCATGTACCTAGagtattatttttcatttcatttctgtgcTAGTGGGAGTGGGTGGCTGAATACTGCTTTTGATGTAATTTTTAGAAAagtttcaaaccttttttttctgtacatggAAGGGAATAGTTtaataataaagaaatgaaatgaaacaatttTCTTATTCACAATGCTCATGCATAAAAATAATGAGATAAATATTTTAATACAGTGAAACCTTAATGAAATCTACAACAAAAATttaatattcataataataatttaaactAAGTAGGAACATCATGTTACAACATGTTCTGTAAATCTGATAGATTTTTTATcagtatatattcatatattcctTCACTTtacttttaaaacaaaataaaaacacacccaTGCATGATGATGAACATTGTAAACTACATCAAGACAAGACAGATCATGCAGTCACAACAACCATCACAATTCAAACCCACAGTCAACTGGTGGATATTTCTTCGGCCAGCGTTTCACCATGCGAATCCTCCAGTAGGACTCGTTGCAGAACAGATCACAGAACTTTTGGCATACATGAGACAGTGTGTCTATGATCACCCCAGCCTCTAAGAAGCTGCAGATATGAAGCAGGATCTCCACTGGGATGGTGTCCAGAGAGATAACAGGGATGACGGAACCTTTTGTCTGCTCAGAAATAACATCTTCTGAACTGAAGCTGACACGAGTACCCTCAGGATCAGGATCTCTCGGAGTGTTTTCCGGATCAAACTCCATTTCAGAGTGAATCACAGCCGAGTCTGTGGATGATATTTTTTTAGTTATGCTTACAAAATCAAGGTCTGAATGAGAGGCTGCTGAGTCTTTTAGGCTCACATTTTCCACTGATTGTGAACTACTTTTTTGTTCCAGATGCAGTTTCTCTAATTCAGTGGTCAAGGGCACTTCTTCATTGTTGCTCGCCATATTGCCTTGTGACCTTGATGAAGATTCTAGTTGTTTCACAAATTATTTTTCACTGTTCAGCTGTGACAAACTCACAAAGTCAATAAATATGACAGCTCTTAAGGTCAAGCCAGCTGATAATTCCCTCTTTGGGTCTGCTGCTTCTGAGTCAACAAACCTAAGAAACAAGAAACATTAAGTTTTAAATACATTCCATTGTTTTGCAAAGTCATGTGTTAGTGtctgaaataaaaagaataaaagattAAAATCATAAAATTAAGTAAAAACTGATAATATATCACAAATGTACATACTTCAATTTTTCATCTAACCGGACACGAAAAACACAATATAACCATCAAAGCTAAGACATGAATCATAATGGACATCAAGGTTAATAACCGTGTGATGGCTTTTCATGCAGCTATCAAAGTAATTAGGTACATGAGGTATACGTGTATGTCTCTCTGCAATGAGACCCATCAATTGATAACTGACAAGTAGTGACAAGTAGTTTTTTCACCAAAGAAGCATCAaaatgattcagtttcagtttcagtttcagtagctcaaggaggcgtcactgcgttcggacaaatccatatacgctacaccacatctgccaagcagatgcctgaccagcagcgtaacccaacgcacttagtcaggccttgaggaaaaaaaaaaaaaaaaaaaaaggtgaataaatgatagataagcttacacaaataaataaataaataataaataataactataatgtaaaaaaaaaaaaaaagcaaatagatgtaaaacattaatacacacattcatacacctacacatgcataacagatatgcaccgaacacgcagtttcacagatatgaaagcacagtcaaatacacataaacgtacatgagctccaacacacacacacacacgcacaccacacacattaccctgcacctcctctacccccctcctccacacactcatttctagtctacgtatcacagcttccacggcacacacacacacacacacacacacacacacacacacacagatgaacacttacttgtacaagcgcacacacatatgcccatatctccacacacatatgtacaaagatatatataatgatatatatatatatacgttctaatatcctgttgctcccacagtgtaggcatgcatacactcacatacctcatcctctacctcacctccctccgcacccccacctccccctcacacacacacacacacacacacacacacgcacgtgcacagaactctactgacacttgtgtacacttacactcttgcggatgcacaaacgcactcaaaaatacagacccacacatgcacacaaacacacacatacacacacgcacagaggctgccactgactggccgcaagagggatgggaaaagatctctgatgccaagaacgtggcgtatagtgtgttgctcagtctattgtatttggaaaagcccacagagactctgttccgttttgaagaaatttgcgcaatgttggtttggaaatgatgccgatatttgtttgattagcaaagcatcgtgctctgcctttcatgttagacttacggccactccctctctctgcttttatttctttgaggtgatcgatggtgtgatggccttgtacctgttctttttgatattctttgacttttctgaagatttccgattttcctagatgtaggccgctcgttggtgttgcgttaccagcaagtctgtcagctcgctcatttcccttaacatctgcatgtcccgggcagtatgaccatgtgagttttttaatctgaaagttgcgcattgccttatgccactctgggcttcccattccgttttcaattttctgtatgaggttcattgagtcggttagaatcatggcatgttggtttccgggcgtatggatggacgatagccactggagggcatgtgtcacagcttcaacttccatcgttaggctggaggttgtgactttgtaggcagcattctcttccctaactgtttttccattttgtttcgcagtgaatccccaaccggattggtctttggtgactgagccatctgtgtatatgatgatgtcctcttctttactgttttcttctatgagtagtttcacttccgcatcagttttgccctctggccattcccgacaatgtcttcctagagtgggtgaagtggctgtgttgaatagatggttgaggttttcggggtttttctcccattcttttgtttctttcaggtcttgtagtcggcatactagctggattttgtcttctgcttgccccatccatgatcttcctcgtcctaggcggctgccttttggttctttgactgcgtcatgcagtgggttttgagggttttctaatgctttgaagtaggtcttgacctgttctaacttgtttctggcctgcactgaaggaaggtcaagcaggtatcgcatggtttctgtgggcgtgtcttttgttgttccaagaatcagcctcatagcttcattttggactctttctaattttaggaggctgctttgagacggtgttgttagcccaagtccgtagtcgatcacactgaggacgagtgattggtatagcaggaagaggtggcgttgttcaatacctttggttgccattccttttaagactgaaaggccctttttgcatttgagaaaaTGATTCAAAGAATGTACTCTGGTCAAGTCTTCACCCATACAAGTATACTCACTTACTTGCTCATGCTTACAACCAGGACATAATAAACATATTCATGATAGTGGAGAAAAGAAATTacatctttctctcctttttttttttttttattcaaaacgTGTTTTTCTTCATGAAAGAAATATAACATGTATACTAGCAACATTGTACTTCATGACCtgcaaagactaaaaaaaaatttaaaaaaaaaaaaaaaaagagagagagagagagagagaatgcactaAAAAGCAACTTCTAAGTTCAAGGTAGACATCAAATTTTGAGGGTAGTAACATCTTTTTCATCCTGTTGTACTATCAATGATCTCAAGTCAATGAcactcttgcggccaatcagtggcagcctctgtgcgtgtgtgtatgtgtgtgtttgtgtgtatgtgtgggtctatgtttttgagtgcgtttgtgcatgcgtgagagtgtaagtgtacacaagtgtcaggagagttctgtgcgtgtgtgtgtgtgtgtgtgtgtgtgtgttgtgtgtgtgtgagggggaggtgggggtgcagggaggaggtgagatagaagatgaggtatgtgagtgtatgcatgcatatgcctacactgtgggagcatcaggatattggaacgtatatattatatatatatctttgtatatatgtgtgtggggttggggtgggagatatggacgtgtgtgtgtgtgcttgtacaagtaagtgttcatctgtgtgtgtgagtgtgtgtgtgcgtgtgcgtgtttgtgtgtgtgtgtgtgggtgcgtgtgccgtggaagctgcgatacatagactagaaactccgagtgtgtggaggagggggtagaggaggtgcagggaaatttgtggtgtgtgtgtgtgtgtgtgtgtgttggagctcatgtacgtttatatgtatttgactgtgctttcatatctatgaaactgcgttttgggggcatatctgttatgcatgtgtgggtgtatgtgtgaatgtgtgtcttcatgttttatatttatttgcttatttatcatcattgctgtcttatttatttaattatttatatattattattattattattattttatcattattttcattactactatctttttttttttctttctttttttcccatcataattattatttatttatttatgtatgtacgcttctctctctctctccctctctctctctctctctctatatatatatatatatatatatatatgtgtgtgtatatatatatatatatatatatatatatatagttttgttttgtttttttgttgttgtttttctcaaggcctgactaaacgcgttgggttacgctgctggtcaggcatctgcttggcagatgtggtgtagcgtatatggatttgtccgaacgcagtgacgcctccttgagctactgatactgatactgatactgacacaggAGATTAAAAAAATCAATGTATTGGTACCTTTGGAAAAATTGTAAATGAAGAGTAGAAAAAAGTAAAACTATGTTGGCTTAAAATTAGGATTTGTTATCGAATCCTGGTAACAACatacaatcctctctctctccctctgtgtgtgtgtgtgtgtgtgtgtgtttattttttatttttgttttttgttgctgtgtgtgtgtgcctgtgtgtgtgtgtgtgggaggggggggggttcgtgtgtgtgttttgtcgatTTTTGTCAATCATTACAAATCAAGAACTCATCTGACGAAGTGAAAGTGCTAAAGCAAGACTTTCCATACAAACCCTGTATCCGTCAGTGTAAGTTAGCCTGTTCCCCTAGACCATTGCATTTGTCTGGTTTCGATCTGATCAATGAACAAGACCTGAACAATAAAGTCCAGTGAGTAATCTGTTGTAAAGATTTGTAATTATTTCCAAAATAACACATGACGAACACTTAAAAGCAGCTGACTCACCATTGTTTCAAACGACCAGCCGGAAgtgtaaacaaacaaaaggtcTTTGACATCCATATTCTGATTGGCAGAAAAGTCCACATCCGCTAAGAAAGCACGCCGTCGATTGGTTCTGTGCAACTTTGCTAAGGTCAATTGGGGTCAGAAACAAGTACGTTAAACAAGGGAGCTAATAACGAATACTGCATCGTCACAAACGGTAGTATTATGTACCTTGCACTGATGACAGTTCGCTCATGTCTCGTGACATGTTCAAGGACAATAATTATTGGGTGTTCTCATGAACATGAAATAAACGTAACAAAGATAAACACCCATACAGTTCGTATTCGTAAATTATTTACAACAGAGTTTAGTGCACTTGAAAGAACTATATTCGTTTTGATGAAATCCACGAATAACTAGAATTTTGGGAcggagagagagtttcagtttcagtttcagtagctcaaggaggcgtcactgcgttcggacaaatccatatacgctacacaacatctgccaagcagatgcccgaccagcagcgtaacccagcgcgcttagtcaggccttgagaaaaaaagggtacataaataatagataaatacatttaaaaaaaaaactactactaataataataatatgtataaggcgcaaaaacttgatgaagtcaactttaagcgtacataaataatttttttttttcaaattaataataataataatattattattaagaataataataataatatataaataaataaaaaagacaacaatgatgataaataaataaatgtaaaacatgcagactggcacacattcacacataaacacacatatgcataacagatatgcaccaaacatttagtttcacagatatgaaagcacagtcaaatacacaaaaacgtacatgagccccaacacacacacacacacacacaaacacacagacattaccctgcaccctctctaccccctcctccacacactcatttctaggctacgtaacgcagcttccacggcacacacacacacacacacacacacacacacaggcacacttacgtagatttcaagaggatctccaaaatcacatacacactataaaaaaaaaataaaaattaaaaataaaaattttaaaaaatcaactaagtttcatttttcatccagattgggtttttttttaacaacattctacggttgttgttgttgttgtttttgttttgtttttttgtttcttatatCCATTTTCTATTTTTCCAGCTCATATTTCATgacttttacttcttctttttttttcttctttttttttttttttttatacgttgatatttttgttttgacttattatattctaaattcctactcttcacattttgggcgtacccggagactcgaactcacagccttctgattgtgagaacggcgatcacccaactgagccatgcaggcacccgatgaatacggccaaaaagatgtttttatcatgatgaactgtgttcagtgtgcaagaagccaagcaaatggaatggcgagaatgatgggggcgggggatgggtggcgagagaagtggaaagagagagtaaccggaaaaaaaaaagagacagacggacagacatatagacagacatagagtaacgtagaaaataacacacacacacacacacacacacacacacacacacacacacacacacacacacagagagagagagagagaaagaaatggttgAAGGGAAGAAACTCATACAGTGGTAATAGCAGAGAAagttttatttcgatagtctcccatatatgaactggagatggtcctcccgttcactgattctctctctctctctctctctctctctctctcccctccccctctcgtcccccctaacccccacccccaccccccaccaaaaaaaacaacaacaacaacaaaaaaccgacacTGTTCTCTATCCATTCTCTCATCCCTTATCCCCATGAAAAACATATAACATAAACAGTAGGGTCTGTATACGTGcatattacacacatacactctcacacgcacgcagacacacagtttcagtttcagtagctcaaggaggcgtcactgcgttcggacaaatccatatacgctacaccacatctgctaagtagatgcctgacatgcagcgcaacccaacgtgcttagtcaggccttgagaaacaaaaaaaaggtaaataaataatagataaatacataaaaaagaactactactactaataataatatgtatgagagagagagagagagagagagagagagagagaatgaatgaatgaatgaatgagtgaatgaagacAACAGACTCcccagaacattttttttctttctttcttacagccTTCGAAAGGAAGTGggtagtgaaagaaaaaaaaaaagaactaccaaacaaacaaaatatcattaCATGGATAcaatattataattatgataaatcATGGATTCAGACGAGAATTATAAACAGACGTTTA encodes:
- the LOC143280423 gene encoding F-box/WD repeat-containing protein 9-like; the protein is MASNNEEVPLTTELEKLHLEQKSSSQSVENVSLKDSAASHSDLDFVSITKKISSTDSAVIHSEMEFDPENTPRDPDPEGTRVSFSSEDVISEQTKGSVIPVISLDTIPVEILLHICSFLEAGVIIDTLSHVCQKFCDLFCNESYWRIRMVKRWPKKYPPVDYDEMDWQHSCVERERSHRVWSDPEQHTEHFKFTDNLFAAVDVVHLMQDGRLLAAGSRDRYLTLLDLSKYDSCRPETKKDMQLHCINKAHNGWIWSMASHNNHLYTGSWDTKIKVWDLAQDFTVSTSYKCKSAVLSIYVEDNFIVAGCFDKKVYFIDPREGRITSTKRWHRQPVLCIAADDNFIISGSEDKTFSVYDRRAGLVFKSVQVENYPMAVSYHSNQLWFGDRMGHLNLLDTTMGKFELAGNYDVGHKYKMTGVIHTEGAIYTSSNDQTVKVLEPSLDPQTITTLEKHDSGVAGVAYQNGILASAGCDNTVGIWRPKKDWGWSS